The Maniola hyperantus chromosome 19, iAphHyp1.2, whole genome shotgun sequence genome has a window encoding:
- the LOC117991526 gene encoding 6-phosphofructo-2-kinase/fructose-2,6-bisphosphatase-like isoform X2 yields the protein MCFTMNYAYNPLSMRRRRISQFAPLLIALVGLPARGKSQLAHRLSRHLNWNGESTKVFDCSEYRRRHMALYGSHDIFRADNLQGSAIRRQSAREAVQDAVLWLKDGNSVAIFDGTNVTKEQRRELNECITDMGFRILFIECVCEDQELLERNIIEILHYSADYKDMTEEEAVDDLRKKLEHYMRQYEPIDGSLEALSFARVDNMGDTVTAHKVSGQKESGILGYLSGMRALPQTLYFTRHGESEYNVLGRIGGDAVLSPRGESYAHGLAAHLNEMAAHEPLTVWTSELRRTKQTAAEIMAPKRAIRALNELDAGICEGLTYEEMQERFPQEFAWRDQDKLRYRYPWGESYIDIMTRLRPVLSALEDEHNVVVVGHQAVLRCMLGYFLDAKLDELPYMNVPLHTIVKLTSYGYKYKVEMNKLPIDCVDTHRQQPKNCSITRTPDDALVTVPSHYDTLPSNMWQNTEAQL from the exons ATGTGTTTCACAATGAATTACGCTTACAATCCac TGTCCATGCGCAGACGCCGCATCAGCCAGTTCGCGCCGCTGCTGATCGCGCTGGTGGGGCTGCCGGCGCGCGGCAAGAGCCAGCTGGCTCACCGCCTGTCTAGACACCTCAACTGGAATGGGGAGAGCACTAAAG TTTTCGACTGTAGTGAGTACCGGCGTCGCCACATGGCACTGTACGGTAGCCACGACATCTTCCGTGCGGACAACCTGCAGGGCTCCGCCATCCGCCGCCAGAGCGCGCGCGAGGCCGTGCAGGACGCCGTGCTGTGGCTGAAGGACGGGAACAGTGTTGCT ATATTCGATGGAACAAATGTGACGAAGGAGCAGCGTCGGGAACTGAACGAGTGTATCACCGACATGGGCTTCAGGATCTTGTTCATCGAATGCGTCTGTGAGGACCAAGAACTGCTCGAGAGGAACATCATAGAGATCCTTCATTATTCCGCTGACTACAAGGATATGACTGAGGAGGAAGCAGTGGACGATTTGAGGAAGAAGCTCGAGCATTACATGCGTCAATATGAGCCTATAGATGGAAGTTTGGAAGCTCTAAGTTTCGCACGCGTTGACAACATGGGCGATACTGTGACGGCGCATAAAGTATCAGGTCAAAAGGAGTCAGGCATCCTCGGGTACTTGTCTGGCATGAGGGCTTTACCGcaaactttatattttacacGG CACGGGGAGAGCGAATACAACGTTCTCGGTCGCATCGGCGGTGACGCAGTGTTGTCCCCGAGGGGCGAAAGCTACGCTCACGGGCTTGCGGCACACTTGAACGAGATGGCTGCCCACGAGCCCCTCACCGTGTGGACATCTGAGCTGCGTCGCACCAAGCAAACTGCCGCCGAAATCATGGCACCCAAGCGAGCTATACGTGCACTCAATGAGCTTGATGCC GGCATTTGCGAAGGGTTAACCTACGAAGAGATGCAAGAGCGTTTCCCTCAAGAGTTCGCCTGGCGTGACCAGGACAAGCTGCGTTACCGGTACCCGTGGGGCGAATCTTACATAGACATCATGACCAGGCTTCGACCAGTCCTCTCGGCTTTGGAAGATGAACATAACGTTGTGGTGGTGGGCCACCAAGCGGTGCTTCGCTGCATGCTGGGATACTTCCTCGATGCCAAGCTTG ATGAGCTCCCGTACATGAACGTACCCCTCCATACTATCGTGAAGCTGACTTCCTACGGCTACAAGTATAAGGTGGAGATGAACAAGCTGCCCATTGACTGCGTGGACACCCATCGTCAACAACCAAAG AACTGCTCAATCACCCGTACACCAGACGATGCGTTGGTAACGGTACCGTCCCACTATGACACCCTGCCTTCAAACATGTGGCAAAATACGGAGGCACAGCTTTAG